A portion of the Stigmatella aurantiaca DW4/3-1 genome contains these proteins:
- a CDS encoding KamA family radical SAM protein, whose amino-acid sequence MDSAPQREEAPQGRASGSRAVRPPASEAGRRRLFPEATDAEWNDWRWQQRHAVRSLAQLERYVPLTPQERAGVQETAALFRVGISPYYLSLIDPEHPFCPVRMQSIPVQEEARIRPGELADPLGEDKTRPEEAIVHKYPDRVLFLALDTCSVYCRHCTRRRITKGGEAELSKDQMRRGIAYIRNHPEVRDVLISGGDPFILSDGRLEELLSALHDIPHVEMIRIGTRVPVCLPMRVTDALALTLRRYAPVYVVTHFNHPKEVTPEASEACQRLVDHGVPVENQAVLMRRLNSDARIIQELSHVLLRIRVRPYYLHQMDVAQGCEHLRTPISKGLEILQQMRGHTTGLAVPHLAVDLPGGGGKVTLQPDYVVERGEHETVFRNYKGERYVYPEPEETDCSCPYDEVWRARPR is encoded by the coding sequence ATGGACTCCGCCCCCCAGCGCGAGGAGGCTCCGCAGGGCAGGGCCTCGGGTTCCCGGGCCGTTCGCCCTCCGGCGAGCGAGGCGGGACGGCGGCGCCTCTTTCCTGAAGCCACGGACGCCGAATGGAATGACTGGCGCTGGCAGCAGCGCCATGCCGTCCGCAGCCTCGCGCAGTTGGAGCGTTACGTGCCCTTGACGCCTCAGGAGCGGGCAGGGGTCCAGGAGACGGCGGCGCTGTTCCGCGTCGGCATCAGCCCGTACTACCTGTCGCTCATCGACCCGGAGCATCCCTTCTGCCCCGTGCGCATGCAGTCCATTCCGGTGCAGGAAGAGGCCCGCATCCGCCCGGGTGAGCTGGCCGATCCCCTGGGCGAGGACAAGACGCGGCCCGAAGAGGCCATCGTCCACAAGTATCCGGACCGGGTGCTCTTCCTCGCGCTGGATACGTGCTCCGTTTATTGTCGGCACTGCACCCGCCGCCGCATCACCAAGGGCGGCGAGGCGGAGCTCAGCAAGGATCAAATGCGCCGGGGGATTGCGTACATCCGCAACCACCCCGAGGTGCGCGATGTCCTCATCTCCGGAGGAGATCCATTCATTCTCAGCGATGGGCGCTTGGAGGAGTTGCTCTCGGCGCTCCATGACATTCCCCACGTGGAGATGATCCGCATCGGGACGCGCGTGCCCGTGTGTCTCCCCATGCGCGTCACGGATGCGCTGGCCCTTACCCTGCGGCGTTACGCGCCCGTGTACGTGGTGACGCACTTCAACCACCCCAAGGAAGTGACTCCCGAAGCCAGCGAGGCCTGTCAGCGCCTCGTGGATCATGGCGTTCCGGTCGAGAACCAGGCTGTGCTCATGCGCCGGCTCAACTCGGATGCGCGCATCATCCAGGAACTGTCCCACGTGCTGCTGCGCATCCGCGTGCGGCCGTACTACCTGCACCAGATGGACGTTGCGCAGGGGTGCGAGCACTTGCGGACGCCCATCTCCAAGGGGCTGGAGATCCTCCAGCAGATGCGCGGCCACACCACGGGGCTGGCCGTGCCTCACCTCGCCGTGGATCTGCCCGGTGGAGGGGGCAAGGTCACACTCCAGCCCGATTACGTGGTGGAACGCGGCGAGCACGAGACGGTCTTCCGCAACTACAAGGGAGAGCGCTACGTGTACCCCGAGCCGGAGGAGACCGACTGCTCGTGTCCGTATGACGAGGTCTGGCGGGCCCGGCCTCGCTGA
- a CDS encoding KamA family radical SAM protein, protein MQTTPVRAPAEAGPAQQPISYPSRREFLEPDWRRIPAYKDVTPEEWESALWQRKHTVKNLRELRAALGPLLPEELAVSIERDQKERATMSVLLPPQMLNTMNLEDLWGDPVRRYMLPAFADRLTTWPNHPRASRDSLHEAEMWVVEGLTHRYPTKVLAEMLPTCPQYCGHCTRMDLVGNDVPQVEKHRFSIGPKERYEKMLDYLRRTPSVRDVVVSGGDIANLPIQQLEPFVSSLMDIPNIRDIRLASKGLMGIPQHFLQDSVLQGLDRLAKKAVERGVDLALHTHVNHARQLTPLVGKAVRKLLDMGFRDVRNQGVLLRGVNDSAPALLDLCFTLLDHAKILPYYFYMCDMIPNSEHWRLSVAQAQTLQHDIMGYMPGFATPRIVCDVPFVGKRWVHQVAEYDRERGISYWTKNYRTGIEANDAEALTRKYEYYDPIDTLPESGQAWWREQPKAA, encoded by the coding sequence ATGCAGACGACGCCTGTCCGGGCCCCGGCTGAGGCCGGTCCTGCGCAACAACCCATTTCCTATCCTTCCCGTCGGGAGTTTCTCGAGCCCGACTGGCGACGGATTCCTGCCTACAAGGATGTCACCCCCGAGGAATGGGAGAGTGCCCTCTGGCAGCGCAAGCACACCGTCAAGAACCTCCGTGAGCTGAGGGCTGCCCTCGGGCCCTTGCTGCCCGAGGAGCTCGCCGTGAGCATCGAGCGGGACCAGAAGGAGCGCGCGACCATGTCCGTGCTGCTTCCGCCGCAGATGCTCAACACGATGAACCTCGAGGACCTGTGGGGAGATCCGGTTCGCCGCTACATGCTGCCGGCCTTCGCCGACCGGCTCACCACCTGGCCCAATCACCCTCGTGCCAGCCGCGACAGCCTCCACGAGGCCGAGATGTGGGTGGTGGAGGGGCTCACCCACCGCTATCCCACCAAGGTGCTCGCGGAGATGCTGCCCACCTGCCCCCAGTACTGTGGGCACTGCACCCGCATGGACCTGGTCGGCAATGACGTGCCCCAGGTGGAGAAGCACCGGTTCTCCATCGGTCCCAAGGAACGCTACGAGAAGATGCTGGACTACCTGCGCCGCACGCCGTCCGTGCGCGACGTGGTGGTCTCAGGCGGCGATATCGCCAACCTGCCCATCCAGCAGCTTGAGCCCTTCGTCAGCTCGCTGATGGACATCCCCAACATCCGGGACATCCGTCTGGCCAGCAAGGGCCTCATGGGCATTCCCCAGCACTTCCTCCAGGACAGCGTCCTCCAGGGGCTCGATCGTTTGGCCAAGAAGGCCGTTGAGCGGGGGGTGGACCTCGCTCTCCACACCCATGTCAACCATGCCCGGCAGCTCACGCCCCTCGTTGGCAAAGCCGTTCGCAAGCTGCTCGACATGGGCTTTCGCGATGTCCGCAACCAGGGCGTTCTTCTGCGCGGCGTGAATGACAGCGCACCGGCCTTGCTGGACCTGTGCTTCACGCTGCTCGATCACGCGAAGATCCTGCCGTACTACTTCTACATGTGCGACATGATCCCCAACTCGGAGCACTGGCGGCTGTCCGTTGCCCAGGCTCAGACGCTCCAGCACGACATCATGGGGTACATGCCGGGCTTCGCCACGCCCCGAATCGTCTGTGACGTGCCGTTCGTGGGCAAGCGCTGGGTTCACCAGGTGGCCGAGTACGATCGCGAGCGCGGCATCTCCTACTGGACCAAGAATTACCGCACGGGCATCGAGGCCAACGACGCCGAGGCGCTCACCCGCAAGTACGAGTACTACGATCCCATCGACACCTTGCCTGAGTCCGGGCAGGCGTGGTGGCGGGAGCAGCCCAAGGCCGCGTGA
- a CDS encoding serine/threonine protein kinase, which produces MKRPTTFGKYLLLERINVGGMAEVFIAKAFGVEGFERFLAIKKILPTMAEDQEFITMFIDEARISVQLNHANVVHIHELGKYEDTYFIAMEYVAGRDLRTILERYRRRKEIMPTAQAVFIASKMCEGLDYAHRKKDARGQDLSIIHRDVSPQNILVSYEGEVKIIDFGIAKATNRSQKTQAGILKGKFGYMSPEQVRGMPIDRRSDVFAVGVILYEMLTGEKLFVGESDFSTLEKVRNADVPRPREFNPNCPAGLEKVVLKALAREPDERYLWASDLQEDLMRFLLAGDAIYSSKHLSGFMKEAFAEDMLREAEKMERFSAIERPDQIETSGVTAMPPQRAPRRTSLATPVPVASAPSRATPPPQRAPPPDYIPPPTEEELAEMDGAADKTQIVDSAMALQGEEPAAVLYDDSQTGKNANPLSSDDTGRSQNPLHGDDTGGRLENPFTNSDSTMAAPMPTSAVPMLRPKGKSGPKSQVVIGEGEPESFGGATMIGPAPTSRRNEAEEEQEEEKASTVALTGSEQDDALDEADGSMEEEGQETGEVPAAPARRLPPSQSGKPSGRSSKLLAKPLNPKILMGAGAGVAVLLLIGLLAVVFSGSDTGQIMFTVEPAERAQVLVDDQPVAVGTVLELEPGDHKVVARASGYQRKEMMVKILAGQKPLPVLLKLQREAEEKRPPAEIAQKPDPVPAPPPTVGDPPPSKPAVPQEPPKPPTFQVVFVGNKGAEIVVDGKSAGQTPNAKAADLVAGKTYKFVAKLAGYKPFTGEFKYEGQSEQQVSFALEQEPPKEPERVVATKAPEPKPEPKPKPPPPPKEPPKAKAIGKFACSTKPAGASIWVDGKDTGRVTPVAIGNPLLLPVGNRKIVFKLNGKQTKPKTVLITEAEVAKLIGEPIE; this is translated from the coding sequence ATGAAGCGTCCCACTACATTCGGGAAGTACCTGCTGCTTGAGCGCATCAACGTTGGAGGCATGGCGGAGGTGTTCATCGCCAAGGCTTTTGGCGTCGAGGGCTTTGAGCGCTTCCTGGCCATCAAAAAAATCCTCCCCACGATGGCTGAGGACCAGGAATTCATCACGATGTTCATCGACGAGGCGCGCATCAGCGTTCAGCTGAACCACGCCAACGTCGTGCACATCCACGAGCTCGGAAAGTACGAGGACACCTACTTCATCGCCATGGAGTATGTGGCCGGCAGGGATCTGCGCACCATCCTGGAGCGCTATCGTCGGCGCAAGGAGATCATGCCGACCGCCCAGGCGGTCTTCATTGCTTCGAAGATGTGCGAGGGGCTCGATTACGCCCATCGCAAGAAGGATGCACGCGGGCAGGATCTGTCCATCATCCACAGGGACGTCTCTCCTCAGAACATCCTGGTCTCTTACGAAGGAGAGGTGAAGATCATCGACTTTGGCATCGCCAAGGCGACCAACCGCTCCCAGAAGACACAGGCCGGCATTCTCAAAGGCAAGTTCGGGTACATGAGCCCAGAACAGGTCCGCGGAATGCCGATCGATCGCCGGAGCGACGTCTTTGCGGTGGGCGTCATTCTCTACGAGATGCTGACCGGCGAGAAGCTGTTCGTGGGGGAGTCGGACTTTTCCACCCTCGAGAAGGTCCGCAACGCGGATGTACCGCGGCCTCGCGAGTTCAACCCCAACTGTCCCGCTGGGCTCGAGAAGGTGGTGCTCAAGGCGCTCGCGCGTGAGCCTGATGAGCGCTACCTCTGGGCGTCCGACCTTCAAGAAGACCTGATGCGGTTCCTGCTGGCAGGGGACGCCATCTACTCGTCCAAGCACCTGTCGGGCTTTATGAAGGAGGCTTTCGCGGAGGACATGCTGCGTGAGGCCGAGAAGATGGAGCGATTCTCGGCCATCGAAAGGCCTGATCAGATTGAGACCTCGGGGGTCACCGCGATGCCCCCTCAGCGGGCTCCTCGCAGGACCTCCCTGGCGACGCCCGTACCCGTGGCGTCCGCCCCCTCCAGGGCCACGCCCCCGCCTCAGAGGGCGCCTCCTCCCGATTACATCCCGCCCCCCACGGAGGAGGAGCTCGCCGAAATGGATGGGGCGGCGGACAAGACCCAGATCGTCGACTCCGCCATGGCCCTCCAGGGTGAGGAGCCCGCGGCCGTGCTCTACGACGACAGCCAGACGGGGAAGAACGCCAACCCCCTTTCCAGTGACGATACCGGGCGGTCTCAGAATCCGCTCCATGGTGACGACACGGGAGGGCGGCTGGAGAATCCGTTCACGAACAGCGACTCCACCATGGCGGCACCGATGCCCACGAGCGCGGTGCCGATGCTCCGGCCCAAGGGCAAGAGTGGCCCCAAGTCGCAGGTCGTCATTGGAGAGGGAGAACCCGAAAGCTTCGGCGGCGCCACCATGATCGGTCCGGCGCCGACGTCTCGCCGGAACGAGGCCGAGGAGGAACAGGAAGAGGAAAAAGCATCCACGGTGGCGTTGACCGGGTCCGAGCAGGACGACGCGCTGGATGAGGCCGATGGCTCGATGGAGGAAGAGGGCCAGGAGACGGGCGAGGTCCCTGCGGCTCCTGCAAGGCGCCTTCCCCCCTCTCAGTCCGGCAAACCGTCGGGGCGTTCTTCCAAACTGCTGGCGAAGCCACTCAACCCCAAGATCCTCATGGGGGCTGGGGCGGGCGTGGCGGTGCTCCTTCTGATCGGCCTCCTCGCCGTGGTCTTCTCGGGCTCCGATACGGGGCAGATCATGTTCACGGTCGAGCCCGCAGAACGGGCGCAGGTTCTCGTGGACGATCAACCCGTGGCGGTGGGCACTGTCCTCGAACTGGAACCAGGCGATCACAAGGTCGTGGCGCGGGCATCCGGGTACCAGCGCAAGGAAATGATGGTGAAGATCCTCGCTGGGCAGAAGCCTCTGCCCGTGCTGCTGAAGTTACAGCGCGAGGCGGAAGAGAAGCGGCCTCCCGCGGAAATCGCTCAGAAGCCTGACCCCGTGCCCGCTCCTCCCCCCACGGTGGGCGACCCCCCGCCCAGCAAACCCGCAGTGCCTCAGGAGCCGCCCAAGCCGCCGACGTTCCAAGTGGTCTTCGTCGGCAATAAGGGGGCGGAGATCGTTGTTGATGGGAAGTCAGCCGGTCAGACGCCCAATGCGAAGGCCGCGGATCTGGTTGCCGGAAAGACCTATAAGTTCGTGGCCAAGCTTGCCGGGTACAAGCCCTTCACGGGGGAGTTCAAGTACGAGGGCCAGTCCGAGCAGCAGGTGAGCTTCGCGCTCGAGCAGGAGCCGCCGAAGGAGCCAGAGCGCGTGGTGGCCACCAAGGCCCCTGAGCCCAAGCCCGAGCCCAAGCCCAAGCCTCCTCCTCCGCCGAAAGAGCCGCCGAAGGCCAAGGCGATCGGCAAGTTTGCTTGCAGCACCAAACCCGCGGGAGCAAGCATCTGGGTGGATGGCAAAGACACGGGCCGGGTAACCCCAGTGGCCATCGGGAACCCGCTGCTCTTGCCGGTGGGCAATCGCAAGATCGTCTTCAAGCTCAACGGCAAGCAGACCAAGCCCAAGACGGTTCTCATTACGGAGGCTGAGGTCGCCAAGCTCATCGGTGAGCCCATCGAGTGA